In one Silene latifolia isolate original U9 population chromosome 10, ASM4854445v1, whole genome shotgun sequence genomic region, the following are encoded:
- the LOC141607940 gene encoding uncharacterized protein LOC141607940, producing the protein MVKWSVHLSGYDLKFEPRTAIKSQALADSASDFSPTLQEQADSEMLTLSEAKVEQVWELHVDGASNMKGARVGLVLKSPQGEQIIQTVRREFKATNNEAEYEALILGLQLALQLQISRIEVYSGSKLIVNHVNNVYTARDPKMIPYLEVAKELKLRFASFHIHQIPRAQNVEADAIATLGAAFTPGAVGTIPFIHVMKPAIRQNEQQNAIKAATTQWTYEAGILCTATPQEEIDDWCKPYINWLRDEVLPPDQKDTRSFKMKSSRFVLIDGILFRKSLAGPYLRCLSIQEAQAVMCDIHSGDCGNHTWGMSLSNKTLRQGYFWPTMRKDAIDYVNKCEECQRHAPVSHQPAEHMHPIISPWPFMKWEMDIVRPLPRASGNRTYMLAMTDYFSKWIEAEVFPQILEKHVISFIKKNN; encoded by the coding sequence ATGGTTAAGTGGTCTGTCCACCTGAGTGGGTACGACCTAAAATTTGAACCCCGAACAGCCATAAAGTCCCAAGCCCTAGCTGACTCTGCGTCAGACTTTAGTCCCACCCTTCAAGAACAAGCCGACAGTGAAATGTTGACCCTAAGTGAGGCTAAAGTGGAGCAGGTATGGGAGTTACatgttgatggggcatccaatatGAAGGGAGCAAGGGTAGGGCTGGTCCTGAAATCACCTCAGGGGGAACAAATAATACAGACAGTACGGCGTGAGTTCAAAGCAACGAATAACGAGGCTGAATACGAGGCCCTAATCTTAGGACTCCAATTAGCCTTACAATTGCAAATCAGCCGCATCGAGGTGTATAGTGGCTCCAAACTGATCGTAAACCATGTGAATAACGTATACACGGCCAGGGATCCTAAAATGATACCCTACCTGGAAGTAGCGAAGGAGCTCAAACTCCGCTTTGCCTCCTTCCACATCCATCAGATACCAAGGGCTCAGAATGTTGAAGCGGATGCTATTGCCACCCTGGGAGCAGCCTTCACTCCAGGGGCAGTGGGTACTATACCATTCATACATGTCATGAAACCTGCCATACGTCAGAATGAACAGCAGAACGCCATTAAGGCTGCAACAACCCAGTGGACATATGAAGCAGGGATACTGTGTACTGCCACACCCCAGGAAGAGATTGATGATTGGTGCAAGCCTTACATTAACTGGCTACGTGATGAGGTATTACCACCTGACCAGAAAGACACCAGGAGTTTCAAAATGAAATCCTCCAGATTCGTACTCATTGATGGTATCCTATTTAGGAAGTCCTTGGCAGGACCCTATCTGAGGTGCTTAAGCATACAGGAGGCACAGGCAGTAATGTGTGATATCCACAGTGGTGATTGTGGAAATCACACATGGGGTATGAGCCTGTCCAATAAGACACTAAGGCAGggttacttctggcctaccatgaggAAAGACGCCATAGATTACGTCAATAAATGCGAAGAATGCCAAAGGCACGCTCCTGtcagccaccagccagcagaacatATGCATCCGATCATCTCGCCATGGCCTTTTATGAAATGGGAAATGGACATTGTAAGACCATTACCCCGTGCTTCTGGAAACAGGACGTACATGCTGGCAATGACGGACTACTTCtctaaatggatagaggcagaagttTTCCCTCAGATCCTGGAgaagcatgtgatatctttcatcAAGAAGAACAACTAA
- the LOC141607941 gene encoding uncharacterized protein LOC141607941, whose product MIGKILKELNATILTLVPKTDIPDSVLQFRPIACCNTGAFIKNSDIVGNILICQDLIKLYRRKVCSPRIMLKINLQKAYDSIEWNFLKDMLIALNLPSRSIELIMNCVSTPSFSLALNGEVFGFFKGQRGLRQGDRLSPRSLPSV is encoded by the exons ATGATTGGGAAGATTTTGAAGGAGCTTAATGCTACTATCCTAACACTTGTCCCTAAAACTGATATCCCTGATAGTGTGTTACAGTTTAGGCCTATTGCCTGCTGTAACACA GGGGCTTTTATCAAAAACAGTGATATTGTAGGTAATATTCTCATTTGCCAAGACCTCATCAAGCTGTATAGGAGGAAGGTTTGTTCACCGAGGATTATGCTGAAAATTAATTTGCAGAAGGCTTATGACTCCATTGAATGGAACTTCCTCAAGGATATGCTGATTGCATTAAACTTGCCTTCTCGTAGCATTGAGCTAATAATGAATTGTGTGTCCACTCCCTCCTTCTCTTTAGCTCTGAATGGAGAAGTTTTTGGATTCTTCAAAGGCCAAAGAGGTTTAAGACAGGGGGATCGCCTCTCCCCCCGCTCTTTACCATCTGTCTAG
- the LOC141607942 gene encoding uncharacterized protein LOC141607942 produces the protein MFGGLMKADNLWVKWVHSIYIKQTNWADYEPTFSASWAWRRICAVKDQLKPWMFDDQWRQTNNDYTVKLGYLWLVDDGIDVTWYPWVKNRLILPKHNFFIWLVAQNHLLTYDRLLRMNIAHCNRCLLCDDGEENIDHLFFQCSFSKQCVRLLEDWLQVCLPMHGVIDWWVHLMERSLMMKQVVAAALAHMMYLIWHARNRCRLEYVLPSPVVLFK, from the coding sequence ATGTTTGGTGGATTGATGAAGGCTGATAATTTATGGGTGAAGTGGGTACACTCCATTTATATAAAGCAAACTAACTGGGCTGATTATGAACCTACTTTCAGTGCTAGTTGGGCTTGGAGGAGGATATGTGCAGTTAAAGACCAACTAAAACCTTGGATGTTTGATGATCAGTGGCGACAAACAAATAATGACTACACTGTTAAACTGGGTTATCTTTGGCTTGTTGATGATGGCATTGATGTTACTTGGTATCCGTGGGTCAAGAACAGACTGATTTTGCCCAAGCACAATTTCTTTATCTGGTTGGTGGCTCAAAACCACCTGCTCACATATGACAGATTATTACGAATGAATATAGCTCATTGTAATAGATGCTTGCTCTGTGATGATGGTGAAGAAAACATTGATCACCTGTTTTTCCAGTGCTCCTTTAGCAAGCAGTGTGTAAGGTTGCTAGAAGACTGGTTACAGGTATGTTTGCCTATGCACGGGGTCATTGATTGGTGGGTGCACCTCATGGAACGCTCACTTATGATGAAACAGGTGGTGGCAGCAGCATTGGCACATATGATGTACTTAATATGGCATGCTAGGAATCGATGTAGGCTTGAATATGTTCTCCCTTCCCCTGTTGTATTGTTCAAATAG